In Serratia sp. FDAARGOS_506, a genomic segment contains:
- a CDS encoding PAS domain-containing methyl-accepting chemotaxis protein, producing MLLRFSQLTTHKGAELSAIEHAVPMIVFSPDGTVLRANDLFLSTLGFQRDDVIGRHHRIFCDPNYVASPLYRKHWETLNKGQPITDTIKRIAKNGEAVWLQGTYAPVLNKQGKVVEIVKIASEVTERVTQAQEHRSLLAALNRSMAMISFTPQGTIVSANDNMLALMGYRLEEACGQSHAVLCPPEFAASDDYRRHWQRLARGEFITGRFERLNRRGERVWLEASYNPILDNEGQVVKVVKIAQDITRLMQQQQHEEEMVRNAHHLSLDTDRQAAQGAVIVQQAVKGMQQVEAAARETSDVVTELGKCSQQIGTIVEAIRKIASQTNLLAINASIEAAHAGEHGRGFAVVANEVRTLAEQSRKAATEIERMTKSIQQGVAAAIAGMATCVEQAGGGVALTHDAGEVINQVNIGMHDVVKLMQAFTSVKQGDALH from the coding sequence ATGCTGTTACGATTCAGTCAGTTAACTACCCACAAAGGCGCCGAGCTGAGCGCGATAGAGCACGCCGTTCCGATGATTGTATTCTCGCCGGACGGCACGGTATTGCGCGCCAACGATCTTTTCCTCAGTACGCTGGGATTTCAACGCGATGACGTGATTGGCCGGCATCACCGTATTTTCTGCGATCCGAACTATGTCGCCAGCCCGCTGTACCGCAAACATTGGGAGACGCTGAATAAGGGCCAACCCATCACGGACACCATAAAACGCATTGCGAAAAACGGCGAGGCGGTATGGCTGCAGGGCACCTACGCGCCGGTGCTGAATAAACAGGGCAAGGTGGTGGAAATCGTCAAGATCGCCAGCGAAGTGACCGAGCGCGTGACCCAGGCGCAGGAACACCGCAGCCTGCTGGCGGCGCTGAATCGCTCGATGGCGATGATCTCTTTCACGCCGCAGGGCACCATTGTCAGCGCCAATGACAACATGCTGGCGCTGATGGGCTATCGGCTGGAAGAGGCGTGCGGGCAGTCGCATGCGGTGCTGTGCCCACCGGAGTTCGCCGCTTCCGACGATTATCGGCGACACTGGCAGCGCCTGGCGCGCGGCGAGTTCATAACCGGGCGTTTTGAGCGCCTCAATCGGCGCGGCGAACGGGTATGGCTGGAGGCCAGCTACAACCCGATCCTCGACAACGAAGGCCAGGTGGTGAAGGTGGTAAAGATTGCCCAGGACATCACCCGGCTGATGCAACAGCAGCAGCATGAAGAAGAAATGGTGCGCAACGCGCATCATCTGTCGCTCGATACCGATCGGCAGGCGGCGCAGGGCGCAGTCATTGTTCAACAGGCGGTGAAGGGTATGCAGCAGGTCGAAGCGGCAGCGCGCGAAACCTCGGACGTGGTCACCGAGCTGGGCAAGTGTTCTCAGCAGATCGGCACCATCGTCGAAGCCATTCGTAAAATCGCCTCCCAAACCAACCTGCTGGCGATTAACGCCTCGATCGAAGCCGCCCACGCCGGTGAGCACGGGCGCGGTTTTGCCGTGGTGGCCAACGAAGTGCGCACGCTGGCGGAACAGTCGCGAAAGGCGGCGACCGAGATCGAGCGCATGACCAAATCTATCCAGCAAGGCGTGGCGGCGGCGATTGCCGGCATGGCAACCTGCGTAGAGCAGGCCGGCGGCGGCGTGGCGCTGACCCACGATGCCGGGGAAGTGATCAACCAGGTCAACATCGGCATGCACGACGTCGTGAAACTGATGCAGGCGTTTACGTCGGTGAAGCAGGGCGACGCGCTGCACTGA
- a CDS encoding TetR/AcrR family transcriptional regulator, whose translation MGNREKIVEAALRSFTHKGFHQTSMRDIAQAAGVSVGNLYNHFSGKEALIGEIALLENGVFAEFAAGLRADRKRPKQALSAFFTAYHAFVAEPANVQLSAEIVAEVARNPTLAEPFGANQRQLIEALATVIAEAQQTGDIAAAIAPLPLAQLVLDVIESQAWRQAIFTSPAPEESTPVRLLEQLLYRHP comes from the coding sequence ATGGGAAACCGAGAAAAGATTGTCGAGGCCGCGCTGCGCAGCTTTACCCATAAGGGATTTCACCAGACCAGCATGCGGGATATCGCGCAGGCGGCGGGCGTCAGCGTCGGCAACCTCTATAACCACTTTTCCGGCAAGGAGGCGTTGATCGGCGAGATAGCGCTGCTGGAAAACGGCGTATTCGCCGAGTTTGCCGCTGGATTGCGGGCCGACAGAAAGCGGCCGAAGCAGGCGCTGTCGGCCTTTTTCACCGCCTATCACGCTTTTGTCGCCGAGCCGGCCAATGTGCAGCTGTCGGCTGAGATCGTGGCGGAGGTGGCGCGCAACCCGACCTTGGCCGAGCCGTTCGGCGCTAACCAGCGACAGCTGATTGAGGCGCTGGCGACGGTTATCGCCGAGGCTCAGCAAACCGGTGACATCGCGGCGGCGATAGCGCCGTTGCCGCTCGCGCAGCTGGTGCTGGACGTGATCGAAAGTCAGGCCTGGCGGCAGGCGATCTTTACGTCGCCTGCGCCGGAGGAGAGCACGCCGGTGCGGCTGTTGGAACAGCTGCTCTACCGGCATCCCTAG
- a CDS encoding N-acetyltransferase, translating into MLHIEPYRDADRRQTAALIYAAFSDKFQRARRLSTRLQWCLFYRLWRWQQSGSRERSFVVKQDEQLVAAFALNAADGESNAGLRPRTLPIWRLCRRYGWWNVWRLYLQMSLLRHTPAADELYLSYLAVAENQRGKGVGKRLLQWMNDYAAGQGAGRRLSLHVSRRNVDAQRLYRRCGFQVRREEHYALLGLLFGQADWLLMERRCEEATCTE; encoded by the coding sequence ATGCTGCACATTGAGCCGTACCGAGATGCTGACCGCCGGCAAACGGCGGCGCTGATCTACGCCGCGTTCAGCGACAAGTTCCAGCGAGCGCGCCGTCTGAGCACCCGCCTTCAGTGGTGTCTGTTCTATCGGCTGTGGCGTTGGCAGCAGAGCGGCAGCCGGGAGCGCAGCTTCGTGGTGAAGCAGGATGAACAGCTGGTGGCGGCCTTTGCCCTCAATGCGGCCGATGGCGAGAGTAACGCCGGGCTACGTCCGCGCACCTTGCCGATTTGGCGTCTGTGTCGCCGCTATGGTTGGTGGAACGTTTGGCGTCTGTATCTGCAAATGTCGCTGTTGCGGCACACCCCGGCGGCCGATGAGCTGTATCTCTCCTACCTGGCAGTGGCCGAGAATCAGCGCGGCAAAGGAGTGGGCAAGCGGCTGTTGCAGTGGATGAACGACTACGCTGCCGGGCAAGGCGCGGGCCGGCGCCTGAGCCTGCACGTCAGCCGGCGCAACGTGGATGCGCAGCGCCTGTATCGGCGTTGCGGTTTTCAGGTGCGACGCGAAGAGCATTATGCCTTGCTGGGGTTACTGTTCGGCCAGGCCGACTGGCTATTGATGGAGAGACGCTGCGAGGAGGCGACGTGCACAGAATAG
- a CDS encoding S9 family peptidase yields the protein MHRIGLYSVALLLSVFGWIVYVNDFHFITEPVVVTAGGNRLTGTLVLPQHAPVKPGVVVFVHGDGPANASRDEGYYGIWEAMTQQGYAVLSFDKPGVGGSSGNWLHQTMADRARETADIIDWARRDGRFDARCVGLWGTSQAGWVMPEVARLRPDIAFTLTLAPAINWLRQGRYNTRAAMAAAGEDEAQIRTREAYWRHIQTLLEQPDGYAQYRREYGAAAALSADRWRFIRANMASDATVGLRNFKTPVHLILGGRDVNVDADETERVYRQTIPDSLLTVTRIDEADHVMIKPLFARHPWLINVVGLFAPRSVQYDAYRRDVATFLAAQPCGRGR from the coding sequence GTGCACAGAATAGGGTTATACAGCGTGGCGCTGCTCTTGTCGGTATTCGGTTGGATCGTTTACGTCAACGATTTCCACTTTATCACCGAACCCGTCGTGGTGACGGCCGGCGGCAACCGGCTGACCGGCACGCTGGTGCTGCCGCAGCATGCGCCGGTCAAGCCCGGCGTCGTGGTGTTCGTGCATGGCGATGGGCCGGCCAACGCCAGCCGCGATGAAGGCTATTACGGCATTTGGGAGGCGATGACGCAGCAGGGCTACGCGGTTTTATCCTTCGATAAGCCGGGCGTTGGCGGCTCCAGCGGCAACTGGCTGCATCAGACCATGGCAGATCGCGCGCGGGAAACCGCCGATATCATCGATTGGGCCCGGCGGGACGGGCGCTTCGATGCGCGCTGCGTGGGGTTATGGGGCACCAGCCAGGCGGGGTGGGTGATGCCGGAGGTGGCGCGTTTGCGCCCCGACATCGCCTTCACGCTGACGCTGGCGCCGGCGATCAACTGGCTGCGGCAGGGGCGTTACAACACCCGCGCGGCGATGGCGGCGGCGGGGGAAGATGAAGCGCAGATCCGGACGCGCGAAGCGTACTGGCGCCATATCCAGACGCTGCTCGAGCAACCGGACGGCTACGCCCAGTATCGCCGCGAGTATGGCGCCGCCGCCGCATTGAGCGCCGACCGCTGGCGCTTTATTCGCGCTAACATGGCCAGCGACGCGACCGTGGGATTGCGGAATTTCAAAACGCCGGTGCATCTGATACTGGGCGGGCGCGACGTCAACGTTGACGCGGACGAAACCGAGCGCGTTTATCGGCAGACGATTCCGGACTCGCTGTTGACGGTGACGCGCATCGACGAAGCCGACCACGTGATGATTAAACCACTGTTCGCTCGCCATCCGTGGCTGATCAACGTGGTGGGGCTGTTTGCCCCGCGTTCGGTGCAATACGACGCCTACCGGCGGGACGTGGCGACCTTCCTGGCCGCCCAGCCCTGCGGGCGCGGGCGTTAG